GAGGGGTGAGGGCGGTGGACAGGAACGCGAAAATTAGCACCCCTGATCGGGGCTGTCAACGAGGACGGCGGGCCTCGGCCCAGCAGACCGAATACCAGATCGAGGCGCCCGGCAGCGCCGCCCAGAGGCGCAGCGCGGCGAGCGATTTCGCGAGCTCAGCCGGCGAGAGCCCGCCGGTTTTCACGAGCTGCCGCCGCGCTCCGACAATCACTCCCATGAGGTTCCGGTGGAAGCCGGGAAACTGCGGGGCGGGAGAGCAGCTGCCGAAGAACAGCCAGGTGCAACGGGTCGACTCGGCGCCCGCCGCCAGCAGGAGGGCAGGCAGCTTCCGGCCGATGAACGGGTCGTTGCCGGTCGCCGCGAAGGCACGCACGTAAGCGCGCCACAGGCGGCGGAACCCGGCCGGCTCGGGATGCAGGCGAAGCAGATCGTGGTCGTCGTCCTCGAGGACGATACGTCCTCCGGGGCGTACCGCCCGGACCATCTCCCGCACCGCGGCCAGCGGGTCCGGCAGGTGCTCGAGCAGGAAGCGGGCATGCACCACGTCGAAGCTCCCCCATTCGGAGGGCGTCAGGGGCAGCGCGCGCGCGTCCCCGGAGCGGAACTCAAGCCTCGGGCCGCGGCTCCCGGGAAGGCGCTGCGCCGCGCGGATTTGCCGCGCGCTCTTTTCCACCCCCACCACCTTGCCGCGCGGTCCCACCGCGAGCGCCATGGCCCGCGCGAAATGTCCCAGCCCGCTGCCCACCTCCAGAGCCCGCTGGCCGCGCCGCAGCGCCAGGGCCTCCAGGGAGTTCGCATTCAGCAGATCGTTCAGGAGAGCGAGCCGGTGCTGCTCCGGGCGCGAGGTGCCGTGCACGTAGCGGGACGATTTCAAGACGCCTCCCTGGTGTCGCGTATCGGTAATCCCGTTACATTCGGCCGTCGATCCATCCCGGCTTGCGGCGTTGCGTCTCGCTTGCGTAGCCACAGGGGTACGCGGCGCTTCGTGGTGGAGCGGCCATGGGCCGCGGCGCCTGCAATCCGGGCGGCTCGGCACATGTTAACGTGATTTCCGATACGCAACACCCGGAGGCGCAGTAGCCGGGATGGAGCGGGATCCTGGTTTCGGGGAGATTGCGGAATCAGGAGGCCGAGGCGCGCCGATGGACGGGGTCGGGACGGATTTCCTCCAGCGTGTCGCGCAGCGCGGAGGCCATCAGCTGGGCACGGTTCGCGACCCGGGCAAAGCGCTGGTCGACGATTT
The window above is part of the Candidatus Polarisedimenticolia bacterium genome. Proteins encoded here:
- a CDS encoding methyltransferase domain-containing protein; translation: MKSSRYVHGTSRPEQHRLALLNDLLNANSLEALALRRGQRALEVGSGLGHFARAMALAVGPRGKVVGVEKSARQIRAAQRLPGSRGPRLEFRSGDARALPLTPSEWGSFDVVHARFLLEHLPDPLAAVREMVRAVRPGGRIVLEDDDHDLLRLHPEPAGFRRLWRAYVRAFAATGNDPFIGRKLPALLLAAGAESTRCTWLFFGSCSPAPQFPGFHRNLMGVIVGARRQLVKTGGLSPAELAKSLAALRLWAALPGASIWYSVCWAEARRPR